The Acinonyx jubatus isolate Ajub_Pintada_27869175 chromosome A2, VMU_Ajub_asm_v1.0, whole genome shotgun sequence genomic sequence TGGTTCTCATGGCTTTGCAGTGGAGGCAGGGCCTTTCCCTGGTTTGGTAGCTTCCCGCATTCCTTTGCCTCTGAGctattttcctcttctgaatACTAGCTGGTGATGGGTGATGTTCACTTTCACTCTCCTTCCACGAAGAGGCTCCCGAGTTAGATTCTTCACCGTCACACTCGGTAGTATCACTATCACGTTGGGTCTGATTCACCCGGCTGAATTGAGAATGGCGCCTGGCTCGTCTTTGTTCCAGAGAGGCGTTGACCAAAGCCACTTCAGAGTCAGTTACGGGGGTGAGTTGGCTCTGCTTTGGttttttcatcatttgtaaaGAGGCCCAGTCACCATCTTTGCTTTGCCGCTTAAAGGAAGCATCTTTGCTTGCTAACAGCCAAGGAAACAGATGAATATGTTAGGCATGTTATTGGTCACCGGAACTTCATATTCCCTAAGGAAGCCTATGGCACGTGTGGACTCACTCTCAGTTGCCATTTGCCAAGCCACCACTTTTCTCCACTCACTTGCAAGTGTCGGCGTCTCCCTGCATCTGTACAACATGTACTACACCAAATCTCCTAAAGACCAGGAGGGTCAAATGGATGCTTGACACACTGCTTTTGAAGTTTTGTGGGCCCCTGATATAAGACCAAGGGAAAGGTCTCTAAGCCTTTCCAGAGAaggaccctttttttttttttaacgtttatttatttttgagacagagagagacagagcatgaacgggggagggtcagagagagagggagacacagaatccataacaggctccaggctctgagcggtcagcccagagcccgacgcggggctcgaactcacggacctcgagatggtgacctgagccgaagtcggccgcgtaaccgaccgagccacccaggcgccccgagaaggaCCTTTTTTAACCTTGCCTTGAAGTCTTAAAGATTCCACTATGTATGTGAACGTGATTTGGGTAGCGGGAAACTAAAAAGGATCTTTTCTCTACACAGTGAGTGTGCTGGAGTTGTCTTTTGCCCAGCTGGCTGGCAAAAACAGATTGTTAAGCTTTCAGGAGTTTAATAAGATAGCTGTTAAAACACAGCCAttagtaaaaatgaaattatacaaacTCACCATTAAATCAATTTAGGTTACATAAATGTGATAAATACTCAAAACTaatcacttcctaattatttcattacattttattatgaGGTATGCTCTTAAAGCTATTTCTGTCCTATCTGGTTGGAAATACCACGTAATCATGTGCTACTCTGCATCTCTCCCCTGTAACATCACACTGGTAATTTGAAATCAGTTTTGATGGATGGCGTAGAAATCGACAAGCACTAAAACTCAGGTCTCGGTTTATGGGTTGTGGGTTGTTTAGGCTTAAAGTGATGAAAAACAGGTTACTAACATAGGTTACATTTAAAAGTGACatgggcagggcgcctgggtggctcttgacttcagctcaggtcataatctctggttcttgaattcaagccctgcattggggtcctcactgacagtgcagggcctgcttgggattctctctctcctctccctgtccccctccctctctctcaaataaataaactttaaaaaaaatgaaataaaataaaaaataaaagtgtcatggggtgcctgagtggctcattggttgcgtgtccgactcttggttgtGGCAGGTGATGATCTCccgggtcatgggattgagccccatgttgggctctgcgctgggcatggaacctgcttggggttctctctctgtccctcctctgctcacacatgtgtgctctctctctctcaaaataaataaataaacttaaaaaaaaaaagtgtcatccTGTAGCCACCACATTGTGAATAGCACCCAAAAACAAGGGAAATATGCTTCCAGAGTATTCTAAAACTATTATCCAATTCAGCAAAGAAGTCACATCATTGACAACCAGGTTAAGTTCTAACATACATCTTGTTTCTTTCATCTTACTCCTTAacttaaaggaaaagaacattcaTTTTGGAGCTACACTTGTTCGTCCATTGCAGCCACAGGCCGGCCAAGGATGCAAGGGTCTGGCAAAAATCAAGGAAAGCATTTAGCTACAACTGGCAATCTATATGGAATTTACTATAAAGTGTATTACATGTTTTGTTACTTGTAAATTGTGCGACATACATCCTTCATGTCAGCgacatttaaaaaaccccacgTAGACACACATCCACATTTTTGGGGAGCCAGTTGTTAAAACACTTAACAGCACACCACAGCTTATAGgttatttaaaaagatgtcatacatggggcgcctgggtggctcagtcggttgggtgtccgacttcggctcaggtcatgatctcacggtccgtgagttcgagccctgcgtcgggctctgggctgacagctcggagcctggagcctgtttccgattctgtgtctccctctctctctgcccctcccccgttcatgctctgtctctctctgtctcaaaaataaataaatgttaaaaaaaaaattaaaaagatgtcaTACAAAGCTCACAATGCTGTAGCAACCCGAACATTAAAGGCTATGTGAAGGGAGAATGTTGAGGAATGAAGCGAGAGCTTGAACTCTACCTACCAGTAATTTATTTATAGACTCTAGGCTCTGCAAAAGCAGGTAAGCTGTCCTGGGCTAAAGCAAGGAGCTCCCGCAAGGGGCCACCACAGGTCTGGGGAGGCCCTATAGCCATTCTGGGCTGTTCTCTGTACTTTGCTTTCCACATTCAGCACACATTTCTCTCATCACAGTCCAATACCAAATATGTACCCATGCTCACCTTTACTGACCGAGGTGCTGGTCCCACTGTCttcatcctttttcttctctgacatCTGTTTCAGAAATACAGATTAGTAATAGCAATCTCGGTTGGTTTTCGCTTACATTTACTTGTAAAACACTGCtgccctaggggcacctggaaggctcagtcggttaagcgtccgacttcagcgcaggtcatgatctcacggtttgtgagttcgagccccgtgtcggtctctgtgctgacggctcagagcctggaccctgcttcagattctgtgtctctccccctctctctgcccctcccctgctcatgctctgtctctctctgtctctcaataataataaataaacattaaaaattaaaaaaaaaatccactactGCCCTAGACTCTTGGACAATGTCTAATTTTAAACATTCAGTACGattcaataaattctttttaaattttttttaacgtttttatttatttttgagacagagagagacagagcatgaatgggggaggggcagagagagagggagacacagaatcggaagcaggctccaggctctgagccatcagcccagagcccgatgcggggctcgaactcacggaccgtgagatcgtgacccgagctgaagtcagatgcttaaccgactgagccacc encodes the following:
- the SSMEM1 gene encoding serine-rich single-pass membrane protein 1 isoform X2 codes for the protein MRKWSSLMSEKKKDEDSGTSTSVSKASKDASFKRQSKDGDWASLQMMKKPKQSQLTPVTDSEVALVNASLEQRRARRHSQFSRVNQTQRDSDTTECDGEESNSGASSWKESESEHHPSPASIQKRKIAQRQRNAGSYQTRERPCLHCKAMRTSEWLTRHFLQNTSGTTHTKADIQEENRVPDISTKYSKI
- the SSMEM1 gene encoding serine-rich single-pass membrane protein 1 isoform X1 — protein: MGDLFSLFWEVDPPPLPLSFPIPSQDYECQKDDSCGAIGSFLLWYFVIILVLMLFSRASVWMSEKKKDEDSGTSTSVSKASKDASFKRQSKDGDWASLQMMKKPKQSQLTPVTDSEVALVNASLEQRRARRHSQFSRVNQTQRDSDTTECDGEESNSGASSWKESESEHHPSPASIQKRKIAQRQRNAGSYQTRERPCLHCKAMRTSEWLTRHFLQNTSGTTHTKADIQEENRVPDISTKYSKI
- the SSMEM1 gene encoding serine-rich single-pass membrane protein 1 isoform X3, yielding MQWNLQMSEKKKDEDSGTSTSVSKASKDASFKRQSKDGDWASLQMMKKPKQSQLTPVTDSEVALVNASLEQRRARRHSQFSRVNQTQRDSDTTECDGEESNSGASSWKESESEHHPSPASIQKRKIAQRQRNAGSYQTRERPCLHCKAMRTSEWLTRHFLQNTSGTTHTKADIQEENRVPDISTKYSKI